One Tamlana carrageenivorans genomic region harbors:
- a CDS encoding O-antigen ligase family protein, with the protein MIDVKSISNFFGKFSIVLILIALNFSYLVEGLVGFTGFRNIVLLIGLGVFFIKILLYPKLDISKPFFVYVLLGLSIAFISVFFWLSLGEINVYFTLITTTIVLSCGVKFLKKALLGLVLIILVLAIYEFFTKTYVFAVYRDTQWGIKALDPTFYGGNWGLFRAKALFEGPLALAQFAIGLALLYRKNLKILVLSIVLAMLSNGRLAMIVCALALIFSLTEKYNIIKFFLSKKGLIIVFFILMGCVFALNYFVTGASLERLKGALDFSDPSNQGRFYYWTEGISMYFDYNLVHLLFGNSGYFRSVIGNSAENGWLMLLLDNGLFGFLFYFLPPVYITYLSLRFKTGHYMFVGLIFICMMIQTFHLGALASLFYWLIIYFYLIDFKIIRDEKNYTNTLS; encoded by the coding sequence ATGATAGACGTAAAATCTATTTCTAATTTTTTTGGTAAATTTTCAATTGTACTAATCTTAATTGCATTAAACTTTTCATATTTAGTTGAAGGGTTAGTTGGGTTTACAGGTTTTAGAAATATAGTATTGTTAATAGGTTTAGGTGTTTTTTTTATAAAAATATTACTTTATCCTAAATTAGATATTTCTAAACCCTTTTTTGTTTACGTTCTTTTGGGCCTTTCAATCGCTTTTATTTCAGTCTTTTTTTGGCTATCCTTAGGTGAGATTAATGTTTATTTTACCCTAATAACAACGACTATAGTTTTAAGTTGTGGTGTGAAATTTTTAAAAAAGGCACTACTAGGTTTAGTCTTAATTATTTTGGTTTTGGCTATATATGAGTTTTTTACAAAAACATATGTTTTTGCGGTTTATAGAGATACTCAATGGGGAATAAAAGCTCTTGATCCTACCTTTTACGGAGGTAATTGGGGACTTTTTAGGGCTAAAGCACTTTTTGAAGGTCCATTGGCTCTTGCTCAATTTGCAATAGGTTTGGCGTTGTTATATAGAAAAAATTTAAAAATACTTGTGCTTTCAATTGTTTTAGCAATGTTATCAAACGGTAGGCTAGCCATGATTGTTTGTGCTTTAGCTTTAATATTTAGTTTAACAGAAAAATATAATATTATCAAATTTTTTTTAAGTAAAAAGGGATTAATAATTGTATTTTTTATTTTAATGGGATGTGTATTTGCTCTTAATTATTTTGTTACGGGTGCATCATTGGAACGGTTAAAGGGCGCGTTAGATTTTAGTGACCCATCTAACCAAGGACGATTCTATTATTGGACCGAAGGCATTAGCATGTATTTTGATTATAACCTTGTTCATTTGTTGTTTGGTAATAGCGGTTATTTTAGAAGTGTAATAGGAAATAGTGCCGAAAATGGATGGCTAATGCTTTTATTAGATAATGGTCTTTTTGGATTTTTATTTTATTTTCTTCCACCTGTATATATAACTTATTTAAGTTTAAGATTTAAAACAGGGCATTACATGTTTGTTGGCTTAATTTTTATCTGTATGATGATACAAACTTTTCATCTAGGAGCTTTAGCTAGCTTATTTTATTGGTTGATAATATATTTTTATTTAATAGATTTTAAAATAATTAGGGATGAAAAAAATTATACAAACACTTTGTCTTAG
- a CDS encoding O-antigen ligase family protein gives MISFAVNAISVFLLLLFFFCDKKSAIQQKFYKAKRNKLVVLYFVFFLIQCIGMLYTRNVEFGVQRLSVMVPILFLPLVVSVEKIDIKLFDFLLKVLVIWVVIQLLVFLFIHIYIDQRQYNNFVLYYLNDRLGISQFYISFILVIPILKIIHDIELKKTNLPICLLLGSVLLFFALLLGNITILVFLSLLIFIKTLTAFKGKPIYFKIVILILTCGLIGFGAFLTPKINEKISILLKTTDFNYEIIKTKHSVTFANNTLEQRVILNMSSIEIIKENFPFGVGTGDFKDKLLETYTRINFKTGLKQKFNNHNQFLSEFCKTGILGGVCFLLFFLYFFKELSLTSPYFTYVILLFFLGSMVESYLYRQHGVLIFSFILPLFLAYEKQRSNNRIKN, from the coding sequence ATGATATCTTTTGCTGTAAATGCTATTAGCGTTTTTTTATTATTATTATTCTTTTTTTGCGATAAAAAAAGTGCTATTCAACAGAAATTTTATAAAGCAAAACGAAATAAATTAGTTGTATTATATTTTGTTTTCTTTTTAATTCAGTGCATAGGAATGCTTTATACTAGAAATGTAGAGTTTGGTGTGCAAAGGTTGTCTGTAATGGTTCCTATATTATTTTTACCTTTAGTGGTTAGTGTAGAAAAAATAGATATAAAACTATTTGATTTTCTATTAAAGGTTTTAGTTATTTGGGTTGTTATTCAGCTATTGGTTTTCTTGTTTATTCACATTTATATTGATCAACGTCAATATAATAATTTTGTACTTTATTATTTAAATGATAGGCTAGGTATAAGTCAATTTTATATTTCGTTCATTTTAGTTATTCCAATTCTAAAAATTATCCATGATATAGAACTAAAAAAGACTAATTTGCCTATTTGTTTATTGTTGGGAAGTGTTTTACTGTTTTTTGCACTTCTACTAGGAAACATTACTATTTTAGTTTTTTTATCACTATTAATTTTTATTAAAACACTTACTGCATTTAAAGGCAAACCCATTTACTTTAAAATAGTTATACTAATACTTACATGTGGTTTAATTGGATTTGGGGCTTTTTTAACGCCAAAAATAAATGAAAAGATATCCATTTTATTAAAAACAACAGACTTCAATTATGAGATCATAAAAACAAAACATAGTGTGACTTTTGCGAATAATACCTTGGAGCAAAGGGTAATTTTAAATATGAGTTCGATTGAAATAATTAAAGAAAATTTTCCTTTTGGAGTGGGTACAGGGGACTTTAAAGATAAATTGTTAGAGACTTATACAAGGATAAATTTTAAAACCGGATTAAAGCAGAAGTTTAATAATCACAATCAATTTTTATCAGAGTTTTGCAAAACTGGGATTTTAGGAGGGGTTTGTTTTCTTTTGTTCTTTTTATACTTTTTTAAAGAGCTTTCTTTAACCAGTCCATATTTTACTTATGTTATATTATTGTTTTTCTTAGGTAGTATGGTTGAGTCTTATTTGTATCGCCAACATGGGGTACTTATTTTTTCTTTTATTTTACCTTTGTTTCTAGCGTATGAAAAGCAAAGGAGCAATAATAGGATTAAGAATTAA
- a CDS encoding glycosyltransferase, producing MKILFIENRYKTFFFDLVACQLEKLGHEIFWIVQNPNFLPKTGDIKTIKFPPKFYQKKNNVDIADIINSDRQINYFKKKELSYFYYYYHEIEQIVEEIKPNYVFGESTAFHELLTIKICRDKEILFLHPTSCRYPAGRFSFYLYDTVFPYLGEHKKILKQDALSIIEKIMSRSSKPDYMKKTSFKKIKILKDKIKILKGYAMGERFNTPNPIVKYRIEKQKKNNIENWDKHSVFELDKNKFSVVYPMHLQPEANIDVWGRPKRDQLETIKKLSANLEGNQLLYVKPNPKSKYELSIELLKFINETKNVKMLHHSVSMDAIFNSSDLFITVNGTIALECIFSNKPVFTLVDVFFNKAKNCLFLKSFSDLQESISKIKTDTFPTLSKDEKVDFLNLLNATSYTGVISDPYYSDYSVSKENINNVILAFNHILNK from the coding sequence ATGAAAATACTATTTATTGAAAATAGATATAAGACATTTTTTTTTGATTTAGTAGCCTGCCAATTAGAAAAATTAGGTCATGAAATTTTTTGGATAGTACAAAACCCCAATTTTTTACCTAAAACAGGGGATATTAAAACAATTAAATTTCCCCCTAAGTTTTACCAAAAAAAAAATAATGTTGATATAGCTGACATAATAAATTCGGATAGGCAAATAAATTACTTTAAAAAAAAAGAACTTTCTTACTTTTATTACTATTATCACGAAATAGAACAAATAGTAGAAGAGATTAAGCCAAATTATGTTTTTGGAGAAAGCACTGCTTTCCATGAATTGTTAACGATAAAAATATGTAGAGATAAGGAAATATTATTTCTACACCCCACTTCGTGCAGATACCCTGCAGGACGCTTCTCTTTTTATTTGTATGATACCGTCTTTCCTTACTTAGGAGAGCACAAAAAAATTTTAAAGCAGGACGCCTTATCTATTATTGAAAAAATAATGAGTAGGTCTTCGAAACCAGATTACATGAAGAAGACAAGCTTTAAAAAAATAAAAATATTAAAAGACAAAATTAAAATACTCAAAGGCTATGCTATGGGTGAAAGGTTTAATACACCCAATCCAATTGTAAAATATAGAATAGAGAAGCAGAAGAAAAATAATATAGAGAATTGGGATAAACATTCCGTATTTGAATTAGACAAAAATAAATTTTCTGTTGTGTACCCTATGCATTTGCAACCAGAAGCGAATATAGATGTTTGGGGAAGACCAAAGAGAGATCAATTAGAAACAATAAAAAAATTGTCAGCTAATTTAGAAGGCAATCAGTTGCTGTACGTAAAACCTAACCCAAAATCAAAATATGAGCTTTCAATAGAATTATTAAAGTTTATTAATGAAACTAAAAATGTAAAAATGCTCCATCACAGTGTTTCTATGGATGCAATTTTTAATAGTTCAGATTTGTTTATAACAGTAAACGGCACTATAGCTTTAGAATGTATATTTTCAAATAAGCCTGTTTTTACCTTGGTGGATGTTTTTTTTAATAAAGCCAAAAATTGTTTATTTCTAAAAAGTTTTAGCGATTTACAAGAATCAATTTCTAAAATTAAAACCGATACTTTCCCTACACTATCCAAGGATGAAAAAGTTGATTTTTTAAATTTGTTAAATGCAACTAGTTATACAGGAGTAATTTCAGATCCTTATTATAGTGATTATTCAGTTTCAAAGGAGAATATTAATAATGTAATTTTAGCATTTAATCACATTTTAAATAAATAA
- the pseI gene encoding pseudaminic acid synthase, whose translation MVKDTCFIIAELSANHGGSLDIAKETVRAAKRAGADAIKLQTYTADTITLDVKTDYFKISQGTAWDGQYLYDLYKNASLPWEWHKPLYDVAKEVGLVCFSSPFDNTAVDFLEELNTPIYKVASFEITDIPLIQYIASKQKPMIISTGIATVEDIELAIGACKAVGNNNITILKCTSAYPAAPEDANLLTIPDISKRFGVRSGLSDHTMGIEAPMVAVALGATVIEKHFILDKKIGGADAHFSLDENEFKQMVDAVRLTESLIGKVDYDMTPKKIRSREFSRSLFVTQDVKKGDVITQENIRSVRPGYGLHPKYYNEILGKKFIADTERGEPLSLNIIESL comes from the coding sequence ATGGTTAAAGATACATGTTTTATAATAGCAGAACTTTCTGCCAACCATGGAGGGAGTTTAGATATTGCGAAAGAAACGGTTAGAGCTGCAAAAAGAGCTGGGGCAGACGCGATAAAACTCCAAACTTATACTGCTGATACCATTACCCTAGATGTAAAAACCGATTACTTTAAAATAAGTCAGGGAACTGCATGGGACGGCCAATACCTATACGATTTATACAAAAATGCGTCGTTGCCATGGGAATGGCACAAACCGCTTTATGATGTAGCCAAAGAAGTAGGATTGGTTTGTTTTTCATCACCATTTGATAACACAGCTGTTGATTTTTTAGAGGAACTGAATACCCCAATTTATAAAGTGGCTTCTTTTGAAATTACAGATATTCCATTAATTCAATATATAGCGTCTAAGCAAAAACCTATGATTATTTCAACAGGAATTGCAACAGTAGAAGATATAGAGTTAGCTATTGGGGCTTGTAAAGCTGTTGGGAATAATAATATAACCATTTTAAAATGTACATCGGCCTATCCTGCAGCGCCCGAAGATGCAAATTTGCTAACTATCCCAGATATTTCAAAACGTTTTGGAGTAAGATCTGGACTGTCTGACCATACTATGGGCATTGAGGCACCAATGGTAGCCGTAGCCTTGGGAGCTACTGTCATAGAAAAGCATTTTATTTTAGATAAAAAAATTGGAGGAGCTGATGCACATTTTTCATTAGATGAGAACGAATTTAAACAAATGGTAGATGCTGTTCGATTAACTGAAAGTCTTATAGGAAAAGTAGATTATGACATGACTCCAAAAAAAATAAGAAGCCGAGAGTTTTCTCGTTCACTTTTTGTTACCCAAGATGTAAAAAAAGGAGATGTTATAACCCAAGAAAATATTAGGTCTGTAAGGCCCGGCTATGGTTTGCATCCAAAATATTATAATGAGATTTTAGGAAAAAAATTCATTGCAGATACAGAAAGAGGGGAGCCACTTTCACTTAACATTATTGAAAGCTTATAA
- the pseG gene encoding UDP-2,4-diacetamido-2,4,6-trideoxy-beta-L-altropyranose hydrolase: protein MAKKIIFRADGNSTNGLGHLYRLFSLVEIVKDSYEFVFLTHESSTNDVIPKAYPTVIIPKAIGVEEEPEWIAANLFPETHIIIADGYQFTTSYQKEIKAKGYRLVYVDDLVKDHMYADLVVNHSPYIREKHYTKEPYTKLALGTQYALLRPLFLDEATKNKTITTIDTAFVCFGGADPYNLTIKAVKGLLQISNFKTTHVVLGGAYKHEDIFALEAKHSDKLKTYKNLSEEQLIKVMQQCNFAIAPASTILYELSCVKMPILSGYYVGNQKYIYKGLSEKRTIFEGKDFRNYSVNEFEQKVKLIIESNSIQTYIDHQKSLFDGNSKVRLLGLINGLTISFRKAIEEDVLQVFNWSNDVLVRKNSYNSEPIKLENHKKWFHKKIRDENTLFLIALINNEPAGIVRFEIDDSYATVGILVSKSYRGQKLAGEFLKASAKKYFEIYSVPILAYIKKDNKASVKAFESARYTYFKDEIISGCVSFVYKLEKEDG, encoded by the coding sequence ATGGCAAAAAAAATAATTTTTAGGGCTGATGGAAATTCCACAAATGGATTAGGACATTTGTATAGGTTATTCAGTCTGGTTGAAATTGTTAAAGATTCATATGAGTTTGTGTTTTTAACGCATGAATCATCAACAAACGATGTTATTCCTAAAGCATATCCTACTGTAATTATTCCAAAAGCTATAGGTGTTGAGGAGGAGCCAGAGTGGATAGCCGCTAACTTATTTCCAGAAACGCATATCATTATTGCCGATGGTTACCAGTTTACAACATCATATCAAAAAGAAATAAAAGCAAAAGGCTACCGTTTGGTTTATGTTGATGATTTAGTAAAAGATCACATGTATGCAGATTTGGTTGTGAATCATTCTCCATATATTCGAGAAAAGCATTATACAAAAGAACCTTATACTAAGTTAGCACTAGGTACTCAATATGCTTTGTTAAGACCTTTATTTTTAGACGAAGCGACAAAGAATAAAACGATCACAACAATTGATACGGCTTTTGTATGTTTTGGTGGTGCAGATCCATATAATTTAACCATAAAAGCCGTTAAAGGTCTGTTGCAAATTTCAAATTTTAAAACTACCCATGTCGTTTTAGGAGGTGCTTATAAACATGAAGATATTTTTGCTCTAGAAGCAAAGCATTCTGATAAATTAAAAACATATAAAAACCTATCAGAGGAACAATTGATTAAAGTGATGCAACAATGTAATTTTGCTATTGCACCAGCAAGCACCATATTGTATGAGCTGTCTTGTGTTAAAATGCCTATTTTAAGTGGGTATTATGTGGGAAATCAAAAATACATTTATAAGGGTTTGTCTGAAAAAAGAACCATTTTTGAAGGTAAAGATTTTAGAAACTATTCAGTTAATGAATTTGAACAAAAAGTAAAATTAATTATAGAAAGTAATTCAATCCAGACCTATATAGATCATCAAAAAAGCTTATTTGATGGAAATAGTAAGGTTAGACTTTTAGGATTAATAAATGGACTAACTATTTCTTTTAGAAAAGCAATAGAAGAAGATGTTTTACAAGTGTTTAATTGGTCCAATGATGTCTTAGTAAGAAAAAATTCTTATAATTCTGAACCTATAAAATTGGAAAACCATAAAAAATGGTTTCACAAGAAAATTAGAGACGAGAACACCTTGTTTTTAATAGCATTAATAAACAATGAGCCAGCAGGTATTGTAAGATTTGAAATTGACGATAGCTATGCGACAGTTGGTATTTTAGTGTCAAAATCTTATAGAGGACAAAAACTAGCAGGAGAATTTTTAAAAGCCTCCGCAAAAAAATATTTCGAAATTTACAGTGTGCCTATTTTAGCATATATCAAAAAAGATAACAAAGCATCTGTCAAAGCATTTGAAAGTGCAAGATATACCTATTTTAAGGATGAAATAATAAGTGGATGTGTTAGTTTTGTATATAAATTAGAAAAAGAAGATGGTTAA
- a CDS encoding acyltransferase — MKLVLSLLVFFLPSFLGVWLLRAFGYKVGKKVKIGFSFIKADQIYFGDNVKIGHFNLLLNKSLMLEREAKIGYLNILKGPFELVLKKSAAIGNKNYITRGELGVTYGESVLKLGELTKITTGHHLDLTQSVIFGDFSILAGIRSQIWTHGYYHADTGSGRVRIDGQIQIGDNVYIGSGSIFNPGVKVANAIHIGAGSVISKDLKEKGMYVGQALRYLDADMEKVTTKLKKVEIKNLVEPVYTKNR; from the coding sequence TTGAAATTAGTTTTAAGTTTATTAGTGTTTTTTTTGCCCTCATTCCTTGGTGTTTGGTTGCTAAGGGCTTTTGGGTATAAAGTAGGTAAAAAAGTTAAAATTGGTTTTTCATTTATAAAAGCAGACCAAATATATTTTGGAGATAATGTAAAGATAGGTCATTTCAATCTCTTGTTAAACAAGTCTTTAATGCTTGAACGTGAAGCTAAAATAGGTTATTTAAATATTCTGAAAGGCCCTTTTGAACTTGTGCTGAAAAAAAGTGCGGCAATAGGGAATAAGAATTATATAACACGAGGAGAGCTAGGAGTCACTTATGGAGAGTCAGTTTTAAAATTAGGAGAATTAACTAAAATAACAACAGGGCACCACCTTGATCTAACTCAATCAGTAATTTTTGGAGATTTTTCAATTTTGGCAGGAATCCGTTCCCAAATATGGACTCATGGCTATTATCATGCAGATACAGGTTCGGGAAGGGTTAGAATTGATGGTCAAATCCAGATAGGAGATAATGTTTACATTGGCTCAGGATCTATTTTTAATCCAGGGGTTAAGGTTGCAAATGCTATACATATAGGTGCTGGAAGTGTCATTTCAAAAGATTTAAAAGAGAAAGGCATGTATGTGGGGCAAGCTCTAAGATATTTAGATGCAGATATGGAAAAAGTGACCACAAAGCTTAAAAAAGTTGAAATCAAAAATCTTGTAGAACCTGTTTATACCAAAAATAGATAA
- a CDS encoding cytidylyltransferase domain-containing protein, whose product MKVVVVTQARSGSTRLPNKVLLKVKEKTLLQIHIDRIKQAEEVDSIFIATTNKKVDDVIEDLANNLGVNFYRGSENDVLDRFYQTVKDIKPDFVVRLTSDCPLIDPKLLDEVISQAKTKNLDYYANIIEERYPDGQDIEVFKFWALEKAWNEASLISDREHVTPYIRNNSSYKGGEVFKSENHGLRDNYSHVRLTVDEFQDLEVIKHIVNELGFDQDWKTYADYYLNNPKIKTLNSTIVRNEGYQKSVNQDKNNQ is encoded by the coding sequence ATGAAGGTTGTAGTTGTTACTCAAGCAAGATCAGGTTCTACACGATTGCCAAACAAGGTTTTACTAAAGGTTAAAGAGAAAACACTTTTGCAAATTCATATAGATCGAATAAAGCAAGCCGAAGAAGTAGATTCTATTTTTATTGCTACAACAAATAAAAAGGTTGATGATGTCATTGAAGATCTTGCCAATAACTTGGGAGTAAACTTTTATAGAGGAAGTGAAAATGATGTATTGGATAGGTTTTATCAAACAGTAAAGGATATTAAGCCTGACTTTGTTGTAAGACTTACATCAGATTGCCCGCTTATCGACCCAAAACTTTTAGATGAAGTCATTAGTCAAGCCAAAACTAAAAACTTAGATTATTACGCAAATATTATTGAGGAGCGTTATCCTGATGGGCAAGATATAGAAGTGTTTAAGTTTTGGGCTTTAGAGAAGGCATGGAATGAAGCGAGTTTAATTTCAGACAGAGAACATGTAACGCCATATATTAGGAATAATTCAAGCTATAAAGGAGGTGAAGTGTTTAAATCTGAAAACCATGGTTTAAGAGATAATTACAGCCATGTTCGTTTAACGGTTGATGAATTTCAAGACCTTGAAGTGATTAAACATATTGTAAATGAGCTAGGCTTTGACCAAGATTGGAAAACATACGCAGATTATTATTTAAATAATCCGAAAATTAAAACACTTAATAGTACAATTGTTAGAAACGAAGGTTATCAAAAATCTGTTAATCAAGATAAAAATAACCAGTAA
- a CDS encoding aminotransferase class III-fold pyridoxal phosphate-dependent enzyme translates to MNKGTGQRLYKKAKTLIPGGTMLLSKRPEMFLPENWPSYFSKAKGCKVWDLDGKEYTDMCIMGIGTNTLGYGNDEVDNAVLQTVKNGNMSTLSCPEEVALAEKLVEINPWADMVRFARSGGEANSIAIRIARAASGKDKVAICGYHGWHDWYLSVNHNDGDDLSGHLLPGLNPQGVPKNLKDTVYPFRYNNYQELLSIIDNNDIGVIKMEVVRNFGPEDNFLKKVRDLATDRNIVLIFDECTSGFRETYGGIYQKYGVEPDVAMYGKTIGNGYALTAVVGKKSVMEAAQTSFISSTFWTERIGPTAALKTLEVMENMKSWEIITEQGKKMQNQWKSLAKTHNLSISVAGIPALSTYAFNSDSANEYKTFVTQEMLKKGFLASTNFYACTAHKDKNIEEYFDALDGVYKTISECEVGNKNIHDLLEGPVCHSGFKRLN, encoded by the coding sequence ATGAATAAAGGAACAGGACAGCGGCTATATAAAAAAGCAAAAACATTAATTCCAGGAGGAACCATGTTATTATCTAAACGTCCAGAGATGTTTTTACCAGAAAACTGGCCATCCTATTTTTCGAAAGCAAAAGGATGTAAGGTTTGGGATCTTGATGGTAAGGAATATACTGATATGTGTATTATGGGGATTGGTACCAATACACTTGGTTATGGTAATGATGAGGTAGATAATGCTGTTTTACAAACTGTTAAAAATGGCAATATGAGTACGTTAAGCTGTCCGGAAGAGGTTGCTCTAGCCGAGAAATTGGTCGAAATTAACCCTTGGGCAGATATGGTTAGATTTGCCCGAAGTGGTGGCGAAGCTAATTCTATTGCTATAAGAATTGCAAGAGCGGCATCTGGAAAAGATAAAGTGGCTATTTGCGGCTATCATGGGTGGCACGATTGGTACTTGTCTGTAAACCACAATGACGGCGATGATCTTTCTGGGCACCTTTTACCAGGGTTAAACCCACAAGGTGTACCTAAAAACTTAAAGGATACTGTATATCCTTTCCGTTATAATAATTATCAAGAATTGTTGTCTATCATTGATAATAATGATATTGGTGTTATTAAAATGGAAGTAGTTAGAAATTTTGGACCCGAAGATAATTTTTTAAAAAAAGTTAGAGATTTGGCCACCGATCGAAATATCGTATTGATTTTTGATGAATGCACATCTGGTTTTAGGGAAACTTATGGAGGTATATACCAAAAATACGGAGTAGAACCTGATGTTGCCATGTATGGCAAAACAATTGGAAATGGGTATGCTCTAACCGCTGTGGTAGGAAAGAAATCAGTAATGGAAGCGGCTCAAACTTCATTTATAAGCAGTACCTTTTGGACAGAACGTATTGGGCCAACGGCAGCATTAAAAACCCTTGAAGTTATGGAGAATATGAAATCTTGGGAAATTATTACCGAGCAAGGCAAAAAAATGCAAAATCAATGGAAATCACTGGCCAAAACACATAATCTATCCATTTCTGTTGCTGGAATACCAGCATTAAGCACTTATGCTTTTAACAGCGACAGTGCTAATGAATACAAAACATTTGTAACCCAAGAAATGCTTAAAAAAGGCTTTTTGGCAAGTACTAACTTTTACGCTTGTACAGCGCATAAAGACAAGAATATAGAAGAGTATTTCGATGCTTTGGATGGTGTTTATAAAACTATTTCCGAATGTGAAGTAGGAAATAAAAATATCCATGATTTATTAGAGGGTCCCGTATGTCATTCAGGATTCAAGCGATTGAATTAA
- a CDS encoding aldo/keto reductase → MTKLAANTFVSKNQFLNHIKTNCKTLNVDHLYGYMFHNYHSFKEQEVLYPELLKARDKKIINKAGISLYTNEEIEDILINYSDFDFIQIPFNLFDNASKRKELLEYAKSKNIEVHTRSVFLQGLFFMQSKLLPEKLKSLKPYLEKLDVIKGRYNLTIETLALQYVLQKEYIEHVLIGVETSEQLMNNINITLKKQKVPHDIIDSFDISEIELLNPSNWN, encoded by the coding sequence ATTACGAAACTAGCGGCCAATACATTTGTTTCTAAAAATCAGTTTCTAAATCATATTAAAACTAATTGTAAAACATTAAATGTAGACCATCTTTATGGTTATATGTTTCATAACTACCACAGTTTTAAAGAACAAGAAGTGCTTTACCCTGAATTACTTAAAGCTAGGGATAAGAAGATTATAAATAAAGCAGGGATTTCGCTTTATACTAATGAGGAAATTGAAGATATTTTGATAAACTATTCTGATTTTGATTTTATACAAATACCATTTAATCTTTTTGACAATGCATCTAAACGAAAAGAACTTTTAGAGTATGCAAAATCAAAGAATATAGAAGTACATACTCGGTCAGTATTTTTACAAGGCTTATTTTTTATGCAAAGTAAATTATTACCAGAAAAGCTAAAATCATTAAAACCATATCTTGAAAAACTAGATGTGATTAAAGGAAGATATAATTTAACTATTGAGACGTTGGCATTACAGTATGTGCTGCAAAAAGAGTACATTGAACACGTACTTATTGGTGTTGAAACATCGGAACAATTAATGAATAATATTAATATTACTTTAAAGAAGCAAAAGGTACCCCATGATATTATAGACAGCTTCGATATAAGCGAAATAGAGTTATTAAACCCGTCAAATTGGAATTAA